The following are encoded together in the Synchiropus splendidus isolate RoL2022-P1 chromosome 7, RoL_Sspl_1.0, whole genome shotgun sequence genome:
- the polk gene encoding DNA polymerase kappa codes for MENSTVSEKDGGFLSRMALNDNKAGMEGLDRDRINKIIMESSKGSRFYENEMKREQQVNQRIEKMMVQKAQITEHQLKKAHHMVERMVAELDKTRDLSRVIVHVDMDAFYAAVEMRDCPELKDKPMAVGAMSMLSTSNYHARKFGVRAAMPGFIAKKLCPELVIVPTNFDKYRAVSHEIREIFADYDPHFQPMSLDEAYLDFTDHLEQRRNLPESSRTHHFNSSSLAKGDEPADVPQKSSPKAECISPVLFDDSPNDGPLLQGSEETGPAVSTVEVFGTSVEEAVREMRFRIEQKTQLTASAGIAPNMMLAKVCSDKNKPNGQYRLAPSREAVMDFIQNLPVRKVSGIGKVCEKMLNALDISSCSHLGQQMAMLSLLFSETMWHHFLRISLGLGSTHIARHEERKSMSTERTFRELSCTDEQVTLCREICQDLADDMKKEELKGKTVTLKLKNVNFEVRSRAVTLTYAVSTADEIFAVAKDLLKTEIENEKPQLLRLRLMGVRISTFVSGDDKKAQQKSIIGFLQSGKPSSAGTSKDVQQKSEEEQAVNPSTQTLQTKEEIPRWTRKKSFDGASDETRQSFFQKAQAKRLQLQTANGSSQEDHDERDAAAAVLTLESEESEKDGTSLVRCRSPPPPEPQASTSGLGASTASSYTCPVCFSQVKTSNLSAFNAHIDRCLSNKSCEPVPYMISDSESEADFQDGQLKCDQMDKCRPKEVQKQPEETSDQNVAPLMNDDSGALTLQKPQSHHGGRPALICPVCQLTQNTDDLTVFNSHVDLCLNQQVLHELQTPATVRPVSNPRAADKALPAARQASKGKTKRRDISSSAPAKKAKVVASSNTIDKFFR; via the exons ATGGAAAATTCAACCGTGTctgagaaagatggaggtttcCTGTCCAGAATGGCCCTTAATGACAACAAGGCTGGGATGGAGGGTCTTGACAGGGACAGAATCAACAAGATCATCATGGAGTCATCAAAG GGCTCCAGGTTTTATGAGAACGAGATGAAgcgagagcagcaggtgaaccaGCGAATCGAGAAAATGATGGTGCAAAAAGCACAAATTACAGAGCACCAGTTAAAGAAAGCACATCATATG GTAGAACGGATGGTAGCCGAACTTGACAAAACGCGTGATCTAAGTCGTGTTATTGTGCATGTGGACATGGATGCTTTTTACGCTGCAGTGGAAATGAGAGACTGTCCTGAGTTGAAAGATAAGCCGATGGCTGTGGGAGCAATGAGCATGCTG tcaacatCCAACTACCATGCCAGAAAATTTGGCGTCCGAGCTGCCATGCCAGGCTTCATTGCAAAGAAACTTTGCCCTGAACTAGTTATTGTGCCGACCAACTTCGATAAATACCGGGCTGTGAGCCACGAG ATTCGGGAAATATTTGCAGACTATGACCCCCACTTTCAGCCAATGAGTCTGGATGAGGCCTACCTGGACTTTACAGATCAtttggagcagaggaggaactTGCCTGAGTCATCTCGAACTCATCACTTCAATTCCAGCTCCCTTGCTAAAG GCGATGAGCCAGCTGACGTCCCCCAGAAGTCTTCACCAAAGGCTGAGTGTATCTCTCCTGTTCTTTTTGATGACAGCCCAAATGACGGTCCATTATTACAAGGCTCGGAAGAGACCGGTCCTGCTGTCAGCACTGTGGAAGTTTTCGGCACATCTGTGGAGGAGGCTGTTCGAGAAATGCGTTTCCGCATTGAGCAGAAGACCCAGCTGACAGCAAGTGCAG GCATTGCTCCGAACATGATGCTGGCTAAGGTGTGCAGTGACAAGAACAAGCCCAACGGCCAATACAGGCTTGCACCTAGCCGAGAGGCAGTCATGGACTTCATCCAGAACCTTCCAGTTCGCAAA GTGTCTGGCATCGGGAAGGTGTGCGAGAAGATGCTGAATGCGTTGGACATCAGCAGCTGTTCTCATCTTGGCCAGCAGATGGCCATGTTGTCTCTGTTATTCTCGGAGACAATGTGGCATCATTTCTTGCGCATCTCCCTGGGTTTGGGATCCACGCACATCGCGAG GCACGAGGAGAGGAAAAGCATGAGCACCGAGAG AACATTTAGAGAACTGAGCTGCACAGACGAGCAGGTGACTTTATGCAGGGAGATCTGTCAGGACTTGGCAGATGACATGAAGAAGGAAGAGCTGAAG GGTAAAACGGTAACGCTGAAGCTGAAGAATGTGAACTTCGAGGTGAGGTCCCGAGCAGTGACGCTGACCTACGCTGTATCCACTGCGGATGAGATCTTTGCTGTTGCCAAGGATTTACTGAAGACTGAGATCGAAAATGAGAAGCCACAGCTGCTCAGACTCAGACTCATGG GTGTTCGCATCTCAACCTTTGTAAGTGGAGATGATAAGAAGGCTCAGCAGAAGAGCATCATTGGCTTCCTCCAGTCTGGCAAGCCAAGCTCAGCAGGCACATCCAAGGACGTGCAGCAGAAATCAGAGGAGGAACAGGCAGTCAATCCCTCCACTCAGACACTGCAGACTAAGGAAGAGATTCCCAGGTGGACCAGAAAGAAGTCTTTTGATGGAGCTAGTGATGAGACAAGACAGTCTTTCTTCCAAAAGGCCCAAGCCAAGAGACTTCAGCTTCAAACAGCAAATGGAAGCAGCCAAGAGGACCATGATGAGAGAGATGCTGCAGCAGCCGTTCTCACTCTTGAAAGTGAGGAGTCAGAGAAGGACGGCACAAGTCTTGTTCGGTGTAGGAGTCCTCCCCCTCCCGAGCCTCAAGCGTCCACTTCAGGCTTGGGCGCTTCCACGGCCAGCAGCTACACCTGCCCTGTGTGTTTCAGCCAGGTGAAGACCTCCAACCTCAGTGCCTTCAACGCACACATCGACCGATGTCTGAGTAACAAGAGCTGTGAGCCCGTTCCATACATGATCTCAGACTCTGAGTCTGAAGCTGACTTCCAGGACGGGCAGCTAAAATGTGACCAGATGGACAAGTGCAGGCCAAAGGAGGTTCAGAAGCAGCCAGAGGAGACCTCAGACCAGAATGTAGCGCCGCTAATGAATGATGACAGTGGAGCACTGACCTTGCAGAAGCCTCAGTCACATCATGGAGGACGGCCAGCGCTGATATGTCCGGTGTGTCAGCTGACCCAGAACACAGATGACCTCACAGTCTTCAACAGCCATGTTGACCTCTGTCTGAACCAGCAAGTGCTCCATGAGCTGCAGACGCCAGCCACTGTGAGACCAGTCTCTAACCCCAGAGCTGCAG ACAAAGCCCTTCCTGCGGCGAGGCAGGCAAGCAAAGGCAAAACTAAAAG acgGGACatttcttcctctgctcctgcaAAAAAGGCCAAAGTTGTGGCTTCTAGCAACACAATTGACAAGTTCTTCAGGTGA